A genomic region of Enterococcus sp. 12C11_DIV0727 contains the following coding sequences:
- the lysS gene encoding lysine--tRNA ligase has protein sequence MADEQQAHVEDLNDQMLVRREKMENLRGEGIDPFGKRFDRTHNSKELHEQFDQHSKEELSEMDLSASVAGRMMTKRGKGKAGFAHLQDREGQLQIYVRKDQVGDEAYELFKHADLGDFFGVTGQIMKTDTGEVTVKAKTIVLLTKALRPLPDKYHGLTNVEQRYRQRYLDLISNKDSFDRFMKRSQIISEIRRYLDSNGYVEVETPVLHNDAGGATARPFITHHNALDMDLYLRIALELHLKRLIVGGMEKVYEIGRVFRNEGIDTTHNPEFTMLEAYTAYTDYKDVMDLTEGIIRNAAEKVLGTTTITYDGKDVDLGSEFKRVHMVEAIKEQTGVDFWQELTIEEARAFANEHNVEINQNMTVGHIINEFFETFVEETLEQPTFVYGHPVEVSPLAKKNPEDGRFTDRFELFIVGKEFANAFTELNDPIDQRERFEGQEKEREQGNDEAHGVDEDFIEALEYGLPPTGGLGIGIDRLVMLLTDAQSIRDVLLFPTMR, from the coding sequence GTGGCAGATGAACAACAAGCGCATGTAGAAGATCTAAATGATCAAATGCTTGTGCGTCGTGAGAAAATGGAAAATTTACGTGGAGAAGGGATTGATCCTTTCGGCAAGCGTTTTGATCGTACACATAACTCAAAAGAATTACATGAACAATTTGATCAACACTCAAAAGAAGAATTAAGCGAGATGGATTTATCAGCGAGCGTAGCTGGTCGAATGATGACCAAACGTGGCAAAGGAAAAGCTGGCTTTGCTCATTTACAAGACCGCGAAGGACAACTACAGATCTATGTACGAAAAGATCAGGTTGGTGATGAAGCCTATGAATTATTTAAACATGCGGACTTGGGGGACTTCTTTGGTGTTACAGGACAAATTATGAAAACAGATACAGGTGAAGTAACGGTTAAAGCGAAAACAATTGTGTTGTTAACAAAAGCCCTACGTCCATTACCGGATAAATACCATGGTTTAACAAATGTAGAACAACGTTACCGTCAACGCTATTTAGATTTGATTAGTAATAAAGACAGTTTCGATCGTTTCATGAAACGTAGTCAAATCATTAGCGAAATCCGTCGTTATCTTGATAGTAATGGCTATGTAGAAGTAGAAACACCTGTCCTGCACAATGATGCTGGCGGTGCTACGGCACGTCCGTTTATTACACATCACAACGCATTGGATATGGATTTATACTTACGAATTGCCTTAGAATTGCACTTAAAACGTTTGATTGTCGGCGGTATGGAGAAAGTCTATGAGATTGGTCGAGTATTCCGTAACGAAGGGATCGACACAACGCATAATCCTGAATTTACGATGTTAGAAGCCTATACAGCCTATACAGATTATAAAGATGTAATGGATTTAACAGAAGGAATTATCCGTAATGCTGCGGAAAAAGTGTTGGGAACAACAACGATCACATATGATGGTAAAGACGTCGATTTAGGCTCTGAATTTAAACGTGTCCATATGGTTGAAGCGATCAAAGAACAAACCGGTGTTGATTTCTGGCAAGAACTGACTATTGAAGAAGCACGTGCCTTTGCGAACGAGCACAATGTAGAAATTAATCAAAACATGACGGTTGGTCATATTATAAATGAGTTCTTTGAAACATTTGTTGAAGAAACGCTTGAGCAACCAACTTTTGTTTACGGACATCCAGTAGAAGTATCACCTTTAGCGAAGAAAAATCCAGAAGATGGTCGTTTTACTGATCGATTCGAACTATTTATAGTAGGAAAAGAATTTGCGAATGCATTTACTGAACTAAATGATCCAATTGATCAACGTGAACGTTTTGAAGGCCAAGAAAAAGAACGTGAACAAGGAAATGATGAAGCACATGGGGTGGATGAAGACTTTATTGAAGCATTAGAGTATGGTTTGCCACCAACCGGAGGATTAGGAATCGGGATTGACCGCTTAGTTATGCTATTAACTGATGCTCAATCAATTCGTGATGTCCTATTATTCCCAACAATGAGATAA